In Orenia marismortui DSM 5156, the sequence ACTGCTTCATTACAAGTAAGACCTTTTGATCAGTTAAGAAAGACTGATCCTAGTCAGATCTTAAACTTTATTCAAAATGAGCATCCTCAAACCATTGCCTTAATTTTGGCTTATTTAGATACTGATCAATCTGCTTCTATTCTATCTTCTTTGCCTTATGATAAACAGACTGAAGTAGCCAAAAGAATTGCTACTATGGAAAGAACTAGTCCTGATGTTATTAAAGAGGTAGAGCGGGTATTAGAACAGAAATTATCATCATTAATGACTAATGAGTATACTGTTGCTGGTGGAATAGATTCGATTGTAGATATCTTAAACCTATCTGATAGAGCAACTGAGAAGAAGATTCTAGAAGATCTTGATGAACAAAATCCAGAATTAGCTGAAGAAATTAGACAAAAGATGTTTGTGTTTGAAGATATCACATTATTAACAGATAGAGATATTCAAATTCTATTACGTCAGGTTGATACAGATGATTTATCATTAGCTCTTAAAACAGTTAGTGATGAAGTGGCTGAAAAGATATTTACTAATCAATCTAAGAGGGCTTCTGAGATGTTAAAAGAGGATATAGAATACTTAGGACCTGTTAGAATAAGTGATGTAGAGGAAGCACAACAAAAAATTGTTAATGAGATCAGAAAATTAGAAGAATCTGGAGAAATTATCATTAATCGTGGCGGAGAGGATGAGGTTGTTGTCTAATGTTATAAAGTCAGGTCAAGTTAAATCAGGCCAAAAGTTTATAATCAATAATAGATCTGATCATAAAATAATAAAAGACAATATTGATAATAATCTTGAAGAGCAAATTGAAGAGGAAAATTATAATCTTAAACAACAAATTTTGATTGATGCTCAAAAAAAAGCCGATGAAATAGTAGCTGATGCCCAGGCTAAAGCTGAAAAAATAATTAACCAGTCAAAAGAAGAGGCTGAAAAGATCAAGTCTAATGCAGAAGCAGAAGCTAATGAAGTTATTAAAACAAATAAAGAAAAAGCTTATAAACAGGGGATTGAATTAGGAAAAGAAGAGGGATTAAAACAGATAGTAGAAAAATTTAATAGTCTGACAAATACTCTTCACGATAGTGTTGAGGAATTTGATCAAGAAATTAATGAAAGAATGGCAGTGATAAGAGAAGATATAGTTAAATTATCAATTGCTATAAGTAGAAAAATTATTGGACAAGAATTACAACTTGATTCCGAATTAATAAAAAATATTATCCAAGATACAATCAGATTATTAGATGGCGAAGAAGAAATTAGTATCAGAGTTAGTCCTGGTGATATAGAGTTATTAGGAGATTATAAAGAGCAACTAATAGCTTTAAATAATGGCCTAGAAAAGATAAAAATTATTAGTGATGAAAGCATCAAAGAAGGTGGATGTATTATTGAAACAGATTTTGGTGGCTTTGATGCTAGTATTGACTCTCAATTAAAAGAAATTGAAAGCAGATTATTGGAAGTGAATAATGATGAATAAATCATTATTTGATTTTGATATAGCTAAGTTGGTTAATGA encodes:
- the fliG gene encoding flagellar motor switch protein FliG; this translates as MANLTGKEKAAILLVSLGPDSSAEVFKHLNDDEIEDLTLEIANLDKVSTDVKDQVLDEFHQMCVAYDYISHGGMEYAKEVLEKALGQNKANDIIDRLTASLQVRPFDQLRKTDPSQILNFIQNEHPQTIALILAYLDTDQSASILSSLPYDKQTEVAKRIATMERTSPDVIKEVERVLEQKLSSLMTNEYTVAGGIDSIVDILNLSDRATEKKILEDLDEQNPELAEEIRQKMFVFEDITLLTDRDIQILLRQVDTDDLSLALKTVSDEVAEKIFTNQSKRASEMLKEDIEYLGPVRISDVEEAQQKIVNEIRKLEESGEIIINRGGEDEVVV
- a CDS encoding FliH/SctL family protein; amino-acid sequence: MSNVIKSGQVKSGQKFIINNRSDHKIIKDNIDNNLEEQIEEENYNLKQQILIDAQKKADEIVADAQAKAEKIINQSKEEAEKIKSNAEAEANEVIKTNKEKAYKQGIELGKEEGLKQIVEKFNSLTNTLHDSVEEFDQEINERMAVIREDIVKLSIAISRKIIGQELQLDSELIKNIIQDTIRLLDGEEEISIRVSPGDIELLGDYKEQLIALNNGLEKIKIISDESIKEGGCIIETDFGGFDASIDSQLKEIESRLLEVNNDE